In Pseudomonas sp. LRP2-20, the genomic window CGCTGGCAAAGTCGAGTTCCCAAAAATGGCTCCTGACCTGCACCGGGTCAAGCTTCACTTCATTCTCTGCACCGTATGCCTTCGCGTCAGGGCCTTCATTGTAAAACCCATTCAAGCTGAAGATAGCGTCGGCATCTTCATCCTGCACCTCCACATCAAGCCGCCTGATCCACAACTCGGTAAAGGTCACTGAGCTGACCGGTGCACGGTGGTGTGTCCAACCGGTAAAGCAGCGGGCTCGCCGGTTGTCCCCCATACGGAAGTGGTGCCACCACACTTGGTCGGGGTCCAGCGCCAGGCCGGTCTGCGTCGACAGATAAGCGCTTGCCTGCTCGTGCGCCAGCGAGTGCAGGTCAGGAAATGCCTCCCGATATCGCCGGGCCTTCTCCACAATGACCTTGGCGTCCTTGAGCCACTCGAGGCTCTGCTCGTAGGGGTCGCTCATGCTCATGCTCCTCGGATTGAAAGCGTTGAAACTGCTCCGCCCCGAGGTGATTAATGGGGTACTGCTATGCCACCCCCAGCCCGCGCAAGTATTCCCAGGGGTAGATACCCCGTTGATGTCCGTCGCTGAACAGCAATTGCACGCCGTACCCCTGCGGCTCGATGTGCTCTACCCGCACATCGTCCTGCACCACGCCAATTGCACCGCGCCAATGGGCGGCGCGGCATTGCGAGCACG contains:
- a CDS encoding DUF971 domain-containing protein, whose product is MNSPNAIRNQREAGQLTVRWQDGEQVISHARLRGACPCSQCRAAHWRGAIGVVQDDVRVEHIEPQGYGVQLLFSDGHQRGIYPWEYLRGLGVA